The following are encoded together in the Oncorhynchus masou masou isolate Uvic2021 chromosome 5, UVic_Omas_1.1, whole genome shotgun sequence genome:
- the LOC135532276 gene encoding zinc finger protein 271-like gives MRSLSYSPSNEEKDITVKQEVGSGAVTVKEEEDAFRVKEEEDVTVKGEDVVYGVKEEGEEMTVTSKKEEEGEEEEPGYLGPVSQTHLKASNGSNEEFSHKMVLRNRSLINTGERRDYRGSSGEPQQPHDAEETEKSLSRSEHLNKHPQRPTGKRTHCCSDCGKRFTSSGIKIHQRTHTGEKSYSCGQCGKSFGQSGDLTLHKRTHTREKRYICDHCGKSFVYACHLTQHQRTHTGEKPYSCDQCGKSFTLSGNLTQHQRTHTGEKSYSCEHCGKSFVYACHLTLHQRIHTGEKPYSCGQCGKSFSQSGDLTVHKRKHTGEKPYSCDHCGKSFVFACHLTQHQRTHTGEKPYSCDQCGKSFTLSGNLTQHRRTHTGEKSYSCEHCGKSFVYACHLTQHQRTHTGEKPYSCGQCGKSFSQSGDLAVHKRIHTGEKSHSCDQCGKRFATSGHLTLHQRTHTGEKPWSCDQCGKRFATSGHLTRHQRIHTGEKPYSCDQCGKRFATSGQLTLHQRTHTGEKPYSCGQCGRSFSQSGDLTVHKRIHTGEKPYSCDQCGKRFATSGHLTLHQRTHTGEKPYSCGQCGRSFTKSSSLTVHQRKHTGEKPYSCDQCGKRFATSGQLTLHQRTHTGEKPYSCGQCGRSFSQSGDLTVHKRIHTGEKPYSCDQCGKRFATSGHLTLHQRTHTGEKPYSCGQCGRSFTTSSILTLHQRIHTGEKPYSCGQCGKRFATSGHLTLHQRTHTGEKPYSCGQCGKSFSRSGVLTIHKRTHTREKHYICDHCGKSFASSGHLTLHQRTHRIEIS, from the exons atgCGGTCACTAAGCTACTCTCCTTCTAATGAAGAGAAGGATatcacagtaaaacaagaagtAGGGAGTGGGGCCGTTactgtgaaagaagaggaggacgcgttcagagtgaaagaggaggaggatgttacagtgaaAGGAGAGGATGTAGTTTATGGcgtgaaagaggagggggaggagatgactGTAACATcgaaaaaggaggaggagggagaagaggaggaacctggatatctgggcccggtttcccaaacgcATCTTAAGGCATCCAATGGTTCTAACGAAGAATTTAGCCATAAGATGGTTTTGAGAAACCGTTCCCTGATTAACACTG gagagagacgtgactatcgtggatcctctggggagcctcaacaacctcatgatgctgaggagacagagaagagtctctccagatcagaacacctcaATAAACACCCGCAGAGACCCACAGGGAAGAGAACTcattgctgctctgactgtgggaagagattcacATCATCAGGCATTaaaattcatcagagaacacacacaggagagaaatcttatagctgtggtcaatgtgggaagagttttggtcaATCTGGAGATCTGACCTTacacaagagaacacacacaagAGAGAAACGTTATATTTGTGATcattgtgggaagagttttgtttaTGCTTGCCATCTGACtcaacaccagagaacacacacaggagagaaaccttatagctgtgatcaatgtgggaagagttttactttATCTGGCAATCTGACTCAACAccaaagaacacacacaggagagaaatcttatagctgtgaacattgtgggaagagttttgtttaTGCTTGCCATCTGACTCTACACcaaagaatacacacaggagagaaaccttatagctgtggtcaatgtgggaagagttttagtcAATCTGGAGATCTGACTGTGCAcaagagaaaacacacaggagagaaaccttatagctgtgatcattgtgggaagagttttgttttTGCTTGCCATCTGACtcaacaccagagaacacacacaggagagaaaccttatagctgtgatcaatgtgggaagagttttactttATCTGGCAATCTGACTCAACACcgaagaacacacacaggagagaaatcttatagctgtgaacattgtgggaagagttttgtttaTGCTTGCCATCTGACtcaacaccagagaacacacacaggagagaaaccttatagctgtggtcaatgtgggaagagttttagtcAATCTGGAGATCTGGCAGTGCacaagagaatacacacaggagagaaatctcatagctgtgatcagtgtgggaagagattTGCTACATCTGGCCAcctgactctacaccagagaacacacacaggagagaaaccatggagctgtgatcaatgtgggaagagatttgctACATCTGGCCACCTTACTcgacaccagagaatacacacaggagagaaaccttatagctgtgatcaatgtgggaagagatttgctACATCTGGCCAActgactctacaccagagaacacacacaggagagaaaccttatagctgtggtcaatgtgggaggagttttagTCAATCTGGAGATCTGACAGTGCacaagagaatacacacaggagagaaaccttatagctgtgatcaatgtgggaagagatttgcGACATCTGGCCAcctgactctacaccagagaacacacacaggagagaaaccttatagctgtggtcaatgtgggaggagttttacTAAATCTAGCAGTCTTACAGTacaccagagaaaacacacaggagagaaaccttatagctgtgatcaatgtgggaagagatttgctACATCTGGCCAActgactctacaccagagaacacacacaggagagaaaccttatagctgtggtcaatgtgggaggagttttagTCAATCTGGAGATCTGACAGTGCacaagagaatacacacaggagagaaaccttatagctgtgatcaatgtgggaagagatttgcGACATCTGGCCAcctgactctacaccagagaacacacacaggagagaaaccttatagctgtggtcaatgtgggaggagttttactacatctagcATTCTGACAttgcaccagagaatacacacaggagagaaaccttatagctgtggtcaatgtgggaagagatttgctACATCTGGCCAcctgactctacaccagagaacacacacaggagagaaaccttatagctgtggtcaatgtgggaagagttttagtcGATCTGGAGTTCTGACCATacacaagagaacacacacaagAGAGAAACATTATATCTGTGATcattgtgggaagagttttgcttCATCTGGCCAcctgactctacaccagagaacacacaggaTTGAAATTTCATAG